One genomic window of Conger conger chromosome 9, fConCon1.1, whole genome shotgun sequence includes the following:
- the basp1 gene encoding brain acid soluble protein 1 homolog, with amino-acid sequence MGGKLSKKKKGYNVNDEKVKDAKAEGAAAEEGEAQKESKEEAPAAAENSEAAAEKTEKDAQPATDQTAAKDEAKDTAAKEEPEKPAANAEAKAEAPKSAEPAAPKQEDKQPAAPASKEPEAKAQAPAPPVADSKAESKDEADAKKTEAPAAAAAAKAEAAPAAPEPKPTEAPAPAVSPKEAPAKEPAPSSTTAAVENAAPPKEANATDAAVPSKDQTVAVQD; translated from the coding sequence ATGGGGGGCAAgctgagcaaaaagaagaaGGGCTACAACGTGAACGATGAGAAGGTGAAGGACGCTAAGGCAGAGGGCGCTGCGGCGGAAGAGGGGGAGGCTCAGAAGGAGAGCAAGGAGGAGGCGCCGGCGGCAGCTGAGAACAGCGAGGCGGCGGCCGAGAAGACGGAGAAGGACGCCCAGCCCGCCACCGACCAGACGGCGGCCAAAGACGAGGCCAAGGACACGGCCGCCAAGGAGGAGCCGGAGAAGCCCGCGGCCAACGCCGAGGCCAAGGCCGAGGCGCCCAAGAGCGCCGAGCCCGCCGCCCCCAAGCAGGAGGACAAGCAGCCGGCCGCTCCGGCCTCCAAAGAGCCCGAGGCCAAGGCTCAGGCCCCCGCGCCCCCCGTGGCCGACAGCAAAGCGGAGAGCAAGGACGAGGCCGACGCCAAAAAGACTGAGGCCCCcgcggcagcagcagcagctaagGCCGAGGCCGCGCCCGCCGCCCCGGAGCCCAAGCCCACGGAAGCGCCGGCCCCCGCCGTGTCCCCGAAGGAGGCCCCCGCGAAAGAGCCGGCCCCTAGTTCCACAACGGCCGCCGTGGAGAACGCGGCCCCGCCCAAGGAGGCCAACGCCACAGACGCCGCAGTCCCCAGCAAGGATCAAACCGTAGCAGTTCAAGATTAA